From Abyssisolibacter fermentans, one genomic window encodes:
- a CDS encoding DEAD/DEAH box helicase, which translates to MDTKEMKIKDYPLSNEIKRGLSELGFKKPLEVQAIVIPKILEEDRDLIVQSQTGSGKTAAFGIPICEKINAELESTQMLVLTPTRELAEQVKYDIEGIGKYKGIKCVAVYGKQPIEIQRKELKKKPHVIVATPGRMMDHLFRKNVKLKDLKYLVIDEADEMLIMGFGEQIEKIIEKTPDDRVTLLFSATMPLEAQYLSQKYLKNPENIEVKSDNSVLNKIEQIHYTVEALKKVDFLKMMLRREAPRKTIIFCNTQEQVERLYAIMKKWSYLICRVHGGMKQLDRMNTMTAFKRGQYNTMIATDVAARGIHVERVTHVINFFVPFDNENYIHRIGRTGRVDQNGVAITFVTKPEVERFEELQKFLGYKIPCKGGHVSRKIGKKEQKRLSKKNRYIAGNKKGVIVQLNAGNVNSIFTKRDIISTLRSISGINQSDIGKIEIKGKVTNIEILGGKERIVYKAFSNIKINGKKYRAKLKS; encoded by the coding sequence ATGGATACAAAAGAAATGAAAATTAAAGATTACCCTTTATCAAATGAGATTAAAAGAGGTCTTAGTGAACTTGGTTTTAAAAAACCACTAGAGGTTCAAGCTATAGTTATACCTAAAATATTAGAAGAAGATAGAGATTTAATAGTACAATCACAGACAGGTAGTGGTAAAACTGCTGCTTTTGGAATACCAATTTGTGAGAAGATTAATGCTGAACTAGAATCCACTCAAATGTTAGTTTTAACACCAACAAGAGAGTTAGCAGAGCAGGTAAAGTATGATATAGAGGGTATTGGTAAATATAAAGGAATTAAATGTGTTGCAGTTTATGGTAAACAGCCAATTGAAATTCAAAGAAAAGAGTTGAAAAAGAAACCACATGTAATAGTAGCTACACCAGGAAGAATGATGGATCATTTGTTTAGAAAAAATGTTAAATTAAAAGATTTGAAATATCTAGTTATTGATGAAGCGGATGAAATGTTGATAATGGGTTTTGGTGAGCAGATTGAAAAAATAATTGAAAAGACACCAGACGATAGAGTTACATTATTATTTTCTGCTACTATGCCTTTAGAGGCACAATATTTAAGTCAAAAATATTTGAAAAATCCTGAAAATATTGAGGTAAAATCAGATAATAGTGTTTTAAATAAAATAGAGCAAATTCATTATACGGTAGAAGCTTTAAAAAAAGTTGATTTCCTTAAAATGATGCTAAGACGTGAGGCTCCTAGAAAAACTATAATATTCTGTAACACACAAGAACAGGTAGAAAGACTTTATGCTATTATGAAAAAATGGAGTTATCTAATATGTCGCGTACATGGAGGAATGAAACAATTAGATAGAATGAATACAATGACAGCATTTAAAAGAGGTCAATACAATACAATGATAGCGACAGATGTTGCAGCAAGAGGAATTCATGTAGAAAGGGTTACTCATGTTATAAACTTTTTTGTTCCTTTTGACAATGAGAACTACATACATAGAATCGGTAGAACGGGAAGGGTTGACCAAAACGGTGTGGCAATTACCTTTGTAACAAAGCCAGAAGTAGAGAGGTTTGAAGAGTTACAGAAATTTTTAGGATATAAAATCCCTTGTAAGGGAGGGCATGTTTCTAGGAAAATTGGTAAAAAAGAACAAAAAAGATTGTCTAAAAAAAATCGGTATATTGCTGGAAATAAGAAAGGCGTAATAGTTCAATTGAATGCAGGAAATGTGAACAGTATTTTTACCAAGAGAGATATAATTTCAACTCTTAGAAGCATAAGCGGTATTAATCAATCAGATATAGGTAAAATAGAAATTAAGGGCAAAGTAACAAATATTGAAATTTTAGGTGGCAAGGAAAGAATAGTTTACAAAGCTTTTAGTAATATAAAGATTAATGGTAAAAAATATCGTGCAAAACTAAAAAGCTAA
- a CDS encoding ribonuclease H-like YkuK family protein yields MKNLLYKSSFYNSTHDNMDLDSVFSYVINFIKQDCNSSYRLSIGTDSQVKSNSTVFVTAIVIHRIGKCAWGCVNKIIIPYKINSIREKISIEANLTLQIVNEISINYFDKLLNSVINCLDEGTDFYNEIHIDIGKNGKTRCMINEIIKYFSGLGFSTKIKPESYAASSYANKYTK; encoded by the coding sequence GTGAAAAATCTTTTATACAAATCCAGCTTTTATAACAGCACTCATGATAATATGGATTTAGATTCTGTTTTCTCTTATGTTATAAATTTTATAAAACAAGATTGTAATTCTAGCTATCGTCTTTCTATAGGCACTGATTCACAAGTCAAATCTAATTCTACAGTTTTTGTCACTGCTATAGTAATTCACAGAATAGGTAAATGTGCATGGGGTTGTGTAAATAAGATTATAATTCCATACAAAATTAATAGCATAAGAGAAAAAATTTCTATTGAAGCTAATTTAACCTTACAAATTGTTAACGAAATATCTATCAATTATTTTGACAAACTGTTGAATTCGGTTATTAACTGTTTAGATGAAGGAACAGATTTTTATAATGAAATTCATATTGACATAGGTAAAAACGGTAAGACAAGATGCATGATCAACGAAATTATAAAATATTTTTCTGGATTAGGTTTTAGTACTAAAATAAAACCCGAATCATACGCAGCTTCATCATATGCTAATAAATATACTAAATAA
- a CDS encoding cold-shock protein: MTGTVKWFNSSKGFGFITGEDGNDVFAHFSQINVDGFKTLEEGQKVSFDVAQGPKGPQAENITII; the protein is encoded by the coding sequence ATGACTGGTACAGTAAAATGGTTTAACTCAAGCAAAGGATTTGGATTTATAACAGGAGAAGACGGAAATGACGTATTTGCTCATTTTTCTCAAATTAATGTTGATGGATTCAAAACTTTAGAAGAAGGTCAAAAAGTATCATTTGATGTTGCTCAAGGACCAAAAGGACCTCAAGCAGAAAATATTACTATTATTTAG
- a CDS encoding DMT family transporter, which yields MKSKNNKWIYLLMVAAALFWAGAFIAGKISIKEFSPVSVTFLRFFFASIVIFTLLVYKQKDSWKPKKEDLPIIFMLGLVGMVGYHILFFTALKYTKAINASILAATNPLMTVLIAGLIGQEKLSIKKIGAIALAFIGVALTLTNWDINILITMNLNKGDMIMILAVFCWATYSILVKKHVKNYTPLFLTAYSFITCTIILFPFAIAEGLFDAVALASKNAWIAVLYMSIFPTVFGYLIQQKSIGLIGPSKTSIFINLVPVFSIILSITLLDEQFYLLNIFSGLLIILSVYITTIKLKD from the coding sequence ATGAAATCAAAAAACAACAAATGGATATACTTATTAATGGTAGCAGCAGCTTTGTTTTGGGCAGGAGCATTTATCGCAGGCAAAATTTCAATTAAAGAGTTTAGTCCTGTATCAGTAACTTTTTTGAGATTCTTTTTTGCTTCAATTGTTATTTTTACTTTATTAGTTTACAAGCAAAAAGATTCATGGAAACCCAAAAAAGAAGATTTACCGATTATTTTTATGCTAGGCTTAGTTGGTATGGTAGGATATCATATATTATTTTTTACTGCATTAAAATATACAAAAGCTATAAATGCATCAATACTTGCAGCCACGAACCCATTGATGACTGTTTTAATAGCAGGGTTGATCGGACAAGAAAAATTAAGTATAAAAAAAATAGGAGCAATAGCATTAGCGTTTATTGGAGTAGCACTTACATTAACAAATTGGGATATAAACATATTGATAACAATGAATTTGAATAAAGGCGATATGATTATGATACTAGCAGTTTTTTGTTGGGCTACATATTCCATATTAGTAAAAAAACATGTGAAAAATTACACTCCATTATTTTTAACAGCATACAGCTTTATTACGTGTACTATTATATTATTTCCTTTTGCTATTGCTGAGGGGTTATTCGATGCTGTTGCGCTGGCTTCTAAAAATGCCTGGATTGCAGTGTTATATATGTCTATATTTCCAACGGTGTTTGGTTATTTAATTCAACAAAAATCTATTGGATTAATTGGTCCTTCAAAAACTTCAATATTTATAAATTTAGTGCCTGTTTTTTCAATAATTTTGTCTATAACTTTATTAGATGAACAGTTTTATTTACTAAATATATTTAGTGGATTATTAATTATTTTATCTGTCTATATAACGACTATAAAATTAAAGGATTAA
- a CDS encoding PTS sugar transporter subunit IIA: MIINENLIEFNINAKNKNEVIKLLSELSAKAGKVLDVNTFIKDVHAREKSYSTGIGDGIAIPHAKSSAVKEAMIVFGKLQSSVEWESIDKENVDLVFLLGVPSENKDNLHLKILSDLSRKLMDKEFIKSLRKAKNKTEVISIISSVFD; the protein is encoded by the coding sequence ATGATAATAAATGAAAATTTAATAGAGTTTAATATAAATGCCAAAAATAAAAATGAAGTTATAAAATTACTATCTGAGCTTTCAGCTAAAGCAGGTAAGGTATTGGATGTAAATACATTTATTAAAGATGTACATGCTAGAGAAAAATCATACTCTACAGGAATTGGAGATGGTATAGCTATTCCTCATGCTAAATCAAGTGCAGTTAAAGAGGCTATGATAGTATTCGGGAAATTACAATCGTCTGTAGAGTGGGAATCAATAGATAAAGAAAATGTAGATTTAGTTTTTTTATTAGGTGTTCCAAGTGAGAATAAAGATAATCTTCATTTAAAAATATTGTCTGACTTATCTAGAAAACTGATGGATAAAGAATTTATAAAGAGTCTTAGAAAAGCAAAGAATAAAACAGAAGTGATATCTATTATAAGTAGTGTGTTTGATTGA
- a CDS encoding phage holin family protein, whose product MKIDAFIFLLGSLTGFIAYLAGLNFEIIMLWLILLVLDLISGLLKAFRTRHFSSHCMRLGLTKKAAEVILLCAVVSGQRILSINGFEIPLLEIFVCALCFKEFGSILENCNTMGVKIPEIIMKWLRILDDQINNNDDS is encoded by the coding sequence ATGAAAATTGATGCTTTTATATTTTTGTTAGGCTCACTAACTGGTTTTATTGCTTATTTAGCTGGATTGAATTTTGAGATTATTATGTTATGGCTGATATTATTAGTATTAGATCTCATATCAGGACTTTTGAAAGCATTTAGAACAAGGCATTTTTCCAGCCATTGTATGAGACTTGGTTTAACAAAAAAAGCGGCTGAAGTAATATTATTATGTGCAGTAGTTTCTGGTCAAAGGATACTATCTATAAATGGATTTGAAATTCCATTATTAGAGATTTTCGTGTGTGCCTTATGCTTTAAAGAATTTGGAAGTATTCTAGAAAACTGCAATACAATGGGAGTAAAAATACCAGAAATTATTATGAAATGGCTAAGAATACTAGATGATCAGATTAATAATAATGATGATAGTTAG